In Candidatus Electrothrix scaldis, the genomic window TCCCTATACGAGTGCTCGGGGTAAGTCTGAGCCAAAGAGGTGAGGTGTCTATGTTGAGGGTAAAGCCAACAGTGGTCCAGGTCTCTGTTGGATAATGCTTACCCTGCATTTGCTCATCGTTAAATTTGCCTTCGCTGTTCCAATATAACCGAACAAAATTATCCTTATTCGTTACTGATCCTTTCCAGAATGCTTGTTCACGCTGAGCAAAAGTATCTAATGTGCTGGCCTTGAGAGTTCTCTCTGGTGTACTAAAAAGCTCTTCTGTATATCGTTGTAGGTACGCGCGGCTGGTTGCTTTGCTGTCCGCTATGTTGAGCAGAGCTTGTTCAAAGGCATCAGCGCAATTTTCCCAATCTGGCCATGCAGCAGCTGTTTGTGCGGCGCCCTGTTTGAGTCGTACCAGCTCCTCAGGATTTTCTTTGAGATGCTTGAGCAACTGAACAACTTTTTCTTCATCGTCTCGTGTGACAACATAGCTGTTTTGATTATGGACGATATATTCATCATGGCCTGTTACATCGTAGACTAAGGCTGTGCCTCCACAATGAAATATTTCCAGAGGAGGGCCAAACATTCCTTCTACGTAGCTTAATTTGAGGAGGAGGTCGCAGGAGCGGTAAATTTCTGGTGTTTCATGAATTGGTACCTGGGAGAAAACGCGATCAACATGCTCGTGTTGGTCGATGGGGGATGAGGTGAGGAGCCAGATCTCATCAGCACCGGCCTCCTTTGCCAGTCTGATGGAGGTAGGAACGTTTTTGTACGCAACATCCACAGGACCTTCTACTAAAACACGAAATTGACCTGCTTCACGAGGGGCCACTGCTTCGCCTTCTTCTGTGTAGATATCCTTGCGGATGCCATTGCGTACCAGTTGAGGAAAATTATTGTATTTTTCGTAGATATATTCTTGAATCCATGTTGCCTCGGTTATGATGGGCAGGGCATAGGAGTAGGTTTTTTCGCAGAGATCTTGCCAGATTATGTTGTCGAGAGTGGAGTAGCTCTGGGGGTCTGGTTGTTCGAAAAAGCGAGTTTCAATAGATTGGACAAAATAGGCATAATGGGTGGCTCGTACTTCATGGAGAAGGAAGGGGCTTTGCCACCAGGTTGCCAGCATCATATCAAATGTTGTCAACTTTGCCTGCTCCAACGGCAACCATTCCAGTTCATGGGCAGATGAATGCCAGGCATAATCCTCAGAAGTCACTTCCTGCTTAGTTATTAGAATAACTTGGTGTCCTTTCTTTTTCAGCCGCGAGGCGTGCTCATAAATAACGTAGGTTCCGCCGTTAATTCGCGGCGATCCAAGAAAAATGCCTATTTTCATTGCAGAAGGACAGGGTGTTTGGAATTAGAAGGGTGATGAAGACAACAAGGATTTCATTTTGCGATACGGAGCAGCGACAATATTGCCCAGCAACCAACGTTTGGAAGTAAGGATATCATTGAGCTGCTGCTGTGCCGCAGCGAGTTGGTTTTGTGCGGCCCTGAGAGCCGCCTCTTGATTTTGGCCTGTCTGGCCGTTGTTCACAGCAATATTATGATCTGCAAAACGGACGAAAAATTCTTCCAGTAGCTCTTCGAATTTTGCTTCAAAATGATCGCCACCCTGATTATCGTCCGTCGTTGTTAATAAGGCATCCCTGGCAACATTCGGTGTTGTTAAGTCGATATACTCTTCTGCCAGCCTGCTGTTGTCATCACCATATAATCCCAAAACCTCTTTATAAAAGGAAGAATCAAACAGGGTGTACCCTCTGTTTTTTCTTTTTGAGGACGTTTGAAAAGACAAATTTTGCAGGACTTCCCGGAGCAGAGCAAGCATGGCTGGATCGAACTGCAGGGCAACAGCCTTTTGCATAAGAGCGGCTGACTTTCTGGATAATTTTGTATTAGCTGTCCGATGATTTTTTTCAGGTTGAGCTAAGAGGTTATTGTCCAAGCCAACAAACTTGACGAAGTCAGTAATAACATCTTTTTTGGGAAGCTCATCAACATAACGGACAATAATATTTTCTTTGCCAAAGAAATCAGCCCAAAGAGCGAGATTCTTATGATAGAGAAGATAGTTCTTTGTTTCCCCGAGTAATTCCTCGCGACTTGGTATGGAAAAACCATCCTTTACCTGTTGATTAAAAAAAGAGTCTATCCAGTCATCCTGCCTGCGCAGGTAGACGACAATGGTGCAGTTGCTAAAATCCTTGAACAAGTCCTTGCATGAACGAATAAAGGTGGTCAGGTGCGCAAAATTTTCAGTACTTGGCGTGTGATGCACTGGGCCAGCCTGCATTGCTGGGGAAGCCCAAAAAAACTCCGAACTGAGTATCACCTTCTGGCATTGTTGCTCCTGGCACTGTTTCAGGATATCGTTGATGTAGACGACAGGGGCAAAGATATCAATGCGTTTGTTGAACAAAGCCCAGTCGAAC contains:
- a CDS encoding glycosyltransferase, whose product is MKIGIFLGSPRINGGTYVIYEHASRLKKKGHQVILITKQEVTSEDYAWHSSAHELEWLPLEQAKLTTFDMMLATWWQSPFLLHEVRATHYAYFVQSIETRFFEQPDPQSYSTLDNIIWQDLCEKTYSYALPIITEATWIQEYIYEKYNNFPQLVRNGIRKDIYTEEGEAVAPREAGQFRVLVEGPVDVAYKNVPTSIRLAKEAGADEIWLLTSSPIDQHEHVDRVFSQVPIHETPEIYRSCDLLLKLSYVEGMFGPPLEIFHCGGTALVYDVTGHDEYIVHNQNSYVVTRDDEEKVVQLLKHLKENPEELVRLKQGAAQTAAAWPDWENCADAFEQALLNIADSKATSRAYLQRYTEELFSTPERTLKASTLDTFAQREQAFWKGSVTNKDNFVRLYWNSEGKFNDEQMQGKHYPTETWTTVGFTLNIDTSPLWLRLTPSTRIGMIELASIKVHNLSQEKEILSFEKPEDFSVLFLAGDSKWLSPAKKNIIFSYGREPWLQLPRIEEDMALAGDCLKITMTVKETGIQDFFTQHKPIFPDQVQDTRAPQSWWKKLLK